Proteins from one Nitrobacteraceae bacterium AZCC 2146 genomic window:
- a CDS encoding hypothetical protein (product_source=Hypo-rule applied; pfam=PF08843; superfamily=81301), whose product MAPVVPPDPQSAAEYDDRTTAAVKSVLLEIGQILGSFKGKFAVIGGAVPWLLLENEEMPHVGTLDVDLSLDAEALGDGEYARLVEALMGNGYEQRDDHRLFQLVRTVPVGDGGEPIDVVVDFLRPFDAVFKKNKPPLIEHFAVQRASGAELALRFYKLVAISGDMPDGGANHVNIAVASIPALLAMKGFAIQNRLKRKDAYDIYYCIRNYLGGPEVLAEDCGPVLAHGEGKEGYTYINGKFETVDSFGPTSVREFVQDTQTLGDRSPEQWQQDAFGQVDAWLRALGLRG is encoded by the coding sequence ATGGCCCCAGTAGTGCCGCCAGATCCGCAATCAGCGGCCGAGTACGATGACCGCACCACTGCCGCCGTAAAATCAGTGCTCCTTGAAATCGGCCAAATACTCGGAAGTTTTAAAGGCAAATTCGCTGTGATCGGCGGTGCGGTGCCATGGCTTCTCCTCGAGAATGAAGAAATGCCGCATGTCGGGACGCTCGACGTCGATCTCAGTCTCGATGCTGAAGCCTTAGGTGATGGCGAGTATGCCCGACTTGTCGAGGCACTTATGGGCAACGGCTATGAGCAGCGAGACGATCATCGCCTGTTCCAGCTCGTCAGAACCGTGCCTGTCGGGGATGGTGGTGAGCCTATCGATGTGGTGGTCGACTTCTTGCGTCCATTCGACGCGGTTTTCAAAAAGAACAAGCCGCCACTGATCGAACATTTTGCCGTGCAGCGCGCATCGGGTGCCGAATTGGCCCTCCGGTTCTACAAGCTCGTCGCGATTTCCGGTGACATGCCTGATGGCGGCGCAAACCACGTCAACATCGCGGTCGCCTCCATTCCTGCGCTGCTCGCCATGAAAGGCTTTGCGATCCAGAACCGTTTGAAACGGAAGGATGCGTACGACATCTACTATTGCATTCGAAACTATCTGGGTGGGCCTGAAGTGCTCGCCGAGGATTGTGGGCCGGTTCTCGCCCACGGCGAAGGTAAAGAGGGTTACACCTATATCAATGGAAAGTTTGAAACAGTGGACAGCTTCGGCCCGACCAGCGTCCGCGAGTTCGTGCAAGACACGCAAACTCTCGGTGATCGCAGCCCCGAACAGTGGCAGCAGGATGCATTCGGGCAGGTGGACGCTTGGCTACGAGCGCTCGGCCTAAGAGGGTAA
- a CDS encoding hypothetical protein (product_source=COG4861; cog=COG4861; pfam=PF09952; superfamily=46785,52980) yields the protein MLKFREIMNVETQAAEALRSVLNDVPPVSIERIEVEPIAFDHQIDVIAHVSAFGREHILVCEAKSNGQPRHVHAGLLQIHRAMKRVRKDAVPVFIAPYLSPEAQALCQEEGVGFLDFEGNCRLVFGGVFIDRKVPTRPAIERRELKSIFKPKSAQILRVMLRDPRYAWRVAELAEAADVSLGHVSNVRTALVDREWVKIGDDGMSLTRPDAVLDAWRNSYDPPAGDRQTFYSTLHGKAFDQAARGVLNASKQGGRAILASFSAAQWIAPYARVGSQFLYADEGGLERLQHAFKLSSATKGENVVVTVLRDEGPLLDTVEPAPGVVCSSPVQTYLDLTAAGERGQEAAEYLRQEKLQWPQ from the coding sequence ATGCTGAAATTTCGCGAAATAATGAACGTCGAGACCCAAGCTGCGGAGGCTCTGCGCTCCGTTCTCAATGATGTTCCGCCCGTCTCCATTGAAAGAATTGAGGTCGAGCCGATCGCCTTCGATCACCAAATCGATGTTATTGCGCATGTCAGCGCCTTTGGGCGCGAACACATTCTTGTCTGCGAAGCCAAATCAAATGGACAGCCGCGCCACGTCCACGCGGGCCTCCTCCAGATACACAGAGCTATGAAGCGTGTACGGAAAGATGCAGTTCCCGTCTTCATCGCACCGTATCTATCTCCCGAAGCGCAGGCTCTTTGCCAAGAAGAGGGCGTTGGGTTTCTCGATTTCGAGGGAAATTGCCGCCTCGTCTTTGGGGGCGTGTTCATCGATCGCAAAGTACCAACCCGTCCTGCGATCGAACGCCGCGAGTTGAAATCGATATTCAAACCAAAGTCTGCCCAGATTCTGAGAGTTATGTTGCGCGACCCCCGCTACGCCTGGCGTGTCGCCGAGCTTGCAGAAGCAGCCGATGTCAGTCTCGGTCACGTCAGCAATGTGCGTACTGCACTTGTGGATCGGGAATGGGTTAAAATTGGCGACGATGGCATGTCGCTCACTCGACCGGACGCCGTGCTGGACGCCTGGCGGAATTCCTATGACCCGCCGGCCGGCGATCGCCAAACCTTCTATAGTACGCTGCACGGCAAGGCCTTCGATCAAGCTGCTCGCGGTGTGCTGAACGCGTCAAAGCAAGGCGGCCGTGCAATTCTCGCATCGTTCTCCGCAGCGCAATGGATCGCGCCATATGCGCGGGTAGGCAGCCAGTTCTTGTACGCCGATGAAGGAGGTCTTGAACGCCTACAACATGCCTTTAAGCTCTCATCCGCCACGAAAGGTGAGAATGTCGTGGTAACGGTCCTGAGGGATGAAGGACCACTGCTTGATACAGTCGAGCCCGCACCCGGTGTCGTCTGTTCAAGTCCAGTTCAAACCTATCTCGACCTGACTGCAGCAGGGGAGAGGGGACAAGAGGCTGCGGAGTATCTGCGTCAGGAGAAATTACAATGGCCCCAGTAG
- a CDS encoding hypothetical protein (product_source=Hypo-rule applied), with protein sequence MAKGNRETKKPKKAAVKTIAAAESLKGGGPKIMPSLSAAKKK encoded by the coding sequence ATGGCCAAAGGCAACCGCGAAACGAAGAAGCCCAAGAAAGCCGCGGTCAAGACGATCGCTGCCGCTGAAAGCCTGAAGGGCGGCGGCCCAAAGATAATGCCATCGCTAAGTGCAGCTAAGAAGAAATAG
- a CDS encoding glycosyltransferase involved in cell wall biosynthesis (product_source=COG0438; cath_funfam=3.40.50.2000,4.10.800.10; cog=COG0438; pfam=PF00534,PF13439; superfamily=48208,53756) — translation MTVFSRIAFIGNSLPRRCGIATFTTDLQSAVAASRADAKTVIVAMTDHGQSYAYPATVGIQVHDDLINDYIRAAEFLSAGQFDVVSLQHEFGIFGGEAGGDIIQLLSLLKMPIVTTLHTVLAEPSAVQRDVFAKIVEMSSKVVVMAEKGRELLRTVYQVSEEKIEVIPHGIPDFAFVEPDDAKARLGFADRSVILTFGLLSPNKGIEFMIDAMPSILSTCPDAVYVVLGATHPNLVRDEGESYRESLIARTRAAGVADNVQFLNRFVDQETLLEFISMCDVYVTPYLNEAQMTSGTLAYSFGLGKPVVSTPYWHARELLSDGRGIIVPFSDSEAIGAEIEKLLVNAPLRQAMRKRAYASSRSMTWERTADRYISVFESAGRRHRLKTIAKSDTNTLLRDSRAPPEMQIGHFLSMCDDTGLFQHAVHCVPDRSHGYCIDDNARALLLACALNTPGELRLSEVLTSRFAAFVQHAWNPESQRFRNFMAFDRGWLEDKGSEDSHGRTLWALGVCALSDANHSRRTWAASLFSKALVAVEQFLSPRAWAFTLLGLDAYCASVADDIQATTTRALLADRLVTLLKSTETADWVWFEEGLSYDNARLSQALILTGSALKRQDYLDSGLRSLRWLLAQQTSASGQFRPVGTEGFHDVRRQPRSFDQQPVEAAATIAASLAAWRADQDAEWKSEAARAFAWFLGSNDLSIPLVDLETGSCRDGLHPDRANENRGGESVVSYLLGLSEIRHMARIAEDQSKSAARVA, via the coding sequence TTGACGGTGTTCAGCCGTATTGCGTTTATTGGAAACTCGCTCCCACGCCGATGTGGAATTGCGACATTTACGACCGACTTACAAAGCGCAGTAGCTGCTTCGCGTGCAGACGCCAAAACCGTCATTGTGGCAATGACTGATCACGGCCAGTCTTATGCTTATCCGGCCACTGTTGGCATTCAGGTTCATGACGACCTCATCAACGATTACATTCGTGCCGCTGAATTCTTGAGCGCCGGTCAATTCGACGTTGTGTCGCTCCAACACGAATTTGGTATTTTCGGCGGCGAAGCGGGAGGCGATATCATTCAGCTTCTCTCGTTGCTCAAAATGCCGATCGTGACGACCCTCCATACTGTACTCGCAGAGCCCAGCGCAGTTCAGAGAGATGTCTTCGCAAAGATCGTCGAGATGTCTTCAAAGGTCGTGGTCATGGCGGAGAAGGGGCGCGAGCTGCTTCGAACCGTGTATCAGGTCTCTGAAGAAAAGATCGAAGTGATCCCACACGGGATACCCGACTTTGCGTTTGTCGAGCCAGACGATGCCAAGGCCAGACTGGGTTTCGCCGACAGGTCCGTCATTCTGACATTTGGGTTGCTTTCGCCTAACAAAGGCATCGAGTTTATGATCGATGCAATGCCGTCCATCCTGAGTACCTGTCCGGATGCGGTCTATGTCGTACTTGGCGCCACCCATCCAAATCTGGTGCGCGATGAAGGCGAATCCTATCGCGAAAGCCTAATAGCAAGGACCCGCGCGGCGGGTGTCGCCGACAACGTTCAATTTCTCAATCGTTTTGTCGACCAAGAGACCCTGCTCGAGTTCATCTCCATGTGCGACGTCTACGTCACGCCGTACTTGAATGAAGCACAGATGACCTCGGGCACCCTCGCGTATAGTTTTGGTCTAGGTAAACCGGTTGTCTCGACTCCTTACTGGCATGCACGCGAACTGCTGTCCGACGGGCGCGGCATTATTGTCCCATTCTCGGATTCGGAAGCTATCGGCGCTGAGATAGAAAAGCTTCTGGTCAATGCGCCCCTGCGCCAGGCCATGCGTAAGCGCGCATATGCCAGCAGCCGCTCGATGACTTGGGAGAGAACCGCCGATCGATATATCTCTGTGTTTGAAAGCGCCGGTCGTCGACACCGACTGAAGACCATCGCTAAATCGGATACAAACACGCTCCTGCGTGACAGTCGCGCTCCGCCGGAGATGCAAATCGGTCATTTCCTGTCGATGTGTGACGATACCGGTCTCTTCCAACATGCAGTCCATTGTGTGCCGGATCGCTCGCATGGCTATTGCATCGACGACAACGCTCGCGCGTTGTTGCTCGCCTGTGCGTTGAACACTCCAGGAGAACTGCGCCTCTCGGAGGTGCTGACCTCTCGGTTTGCCGCGTTTGTCCAGCATGCTTGGAACCCCGAATCGCAACGGTTCCGGAATTTCATGGCCTTCGATCGTGGTTGGCTTGAGGACAAGGGGTCCGAGGATAGCCACGGGCGCACGCTCTGGGCTCTGGGCGTTTGTGCCCTTTCGGATGCAAATCATTCACGAAGGACTTGGGCCGCATCATTGTTTTCTAAAGCACTGGTTGCGGTTGAACAATTCCTTTCACCTCGTGCCTGGGCATTCACGTTGCTGGGACTCGATGCATATTGCGCGAGCGTCGCCGACGATATTCAAGCTACTACGACCCGGGCTTTACTTGCTGACAGGCTTGTCACGCTCTTAAAGAGTACCGAGACGGCCGATTGGGTTTGGTTCGAAGAAGGACTTTCCTATGACAATGCCAGACTCTCGCAGGCCTTAATCCTCACAGGATCAGCGTTGAAGAGGCAGGACTATCTGGACTCCGGGCTGAGAAGCCTGCGCTGGCTGCTGGCACAGCAGACCTCTGCCAGCGGTCAGTTCAGGCCGGTTGGAACTGAGGGGTTTCACGACGTCCGACGCCAACCGCGGAGCTTCGATCAACAACCCGTCGAAGCTGCCGCCACAATCGCCGCCAGTCTCGCTGCGTGGCGAGCCGATCAGGACGCCGAATGGAAAAGCGAAGCGGCGCGGGCATTCGCGTGGTTTCTTGGCAGCAATGACCTTTCGATACCGCTCGTCGATCTGGAGACAGGAAGTTGCCGTGACGGGCTGCATCCCGACCGCGCGAACGAAAATCGTGGAGGCGAATCTGTTGTGTCCTACCTACTGGGGCTGTCTGAAATTCGGCATATGGCCCGTATTGCCGAGGATCAGTCGAAGTCGGCGGCGCGAGTGGCTTAA
- a CDS encoding putative GH43/DUF377 family glycosyl hydrolase (product_source=COG2152; cog=COG2152; pfam=PF04041; superfamily=75005) produces the protein MIPLSSSPILNRQTLYLRPDASRVIVRPFKPATEPRDLNPTDKTRANHIVDRILALDPQAAEAQLADVLENFLGRHRNLLQTFETRADEMEDAFHGHTQFTKVQRQLIGAYFLSEYSFEASALFNPSIVPHPDQSGIEDGSLRFVLSLRAVGEGHVSSLTFRTGQVRADGSVSIDPTSRLASNPTVHRLNCGPQGEDVQVTFSGSEDISERVIFPITESQSNGIEDARFVKFEHPERTVYYATYTAYSGRAIRSEIIETSDFISFRLSALLGSASHNKGMALFPRKIAGRFAMIARQDNENLYLIYSDDLYKWDGGTPILKPAAPWEFVQIGNCGSPIELDEGWLLLTHGVGPVRKYSIGAALLDKNDPTKVLGRLREPLLRPAPSEREGYVPNVVYTCGAMRHGNRIIFPYAISDSYSNIATIDIGSLLAAMEP, from the coding sequence GTGATTCCCTTGTCCTCATCTCCGATACTTAATCGCCAAACGCTTTATCTGCGGCCAGACGCATCGCGCGTCATCGTGCGGCCATTCAAACCCGCGACTGAGCCACGTGATCTCAATCCGACAGATAAGACGCGCGCCAATCATATTGTCGACCGCATTCTTGCGCTGGATCCGCAGGCGGCCGAAGCCCAACTGGCCGATGTGTTGGAGAATTTTCTGGGCCGTCATCGAAATTTGCTTCAGACATTCGAGACACGCGCCGACGAAATGGAGGACGCGTTTCACGGCCACACCCAGTTTACGAAGGTTCAACGTCAACTCATTGGCGCGTATTTCTTAAGTGAATACTCGTTTGAGGCGTCAGCACTATTTAATCCCAGTATTGTGCCTCACCCCGATCAATCGGGAATCGAGGACGGTTCCCTTCGCTTTGTCCTTAGCCTGCGCGCAGTCGGAGAAGGTCATGTCTCGTCGTTGACATTTCGCACGGGACAGGTGCGGGCGGATGGCTCGGTCAGCATTGATCCAACTTCGCGCCTTGCATCGAATCCAACAGTGCACCGTCTAAATTGCGGCCCCCAAGGCGAAGATGTCCAGGTAACATTCAGCGGGAGTGAGGATATTAGCGAACGGGTCATTTTTCCGATCACGGAATCACAATCAAACGGCATAGAGGATGCGCGTTTCGTAAAATTCGAGCATCCCGAAAGGACCGTGTATTACGCGACCTACACGGCCTATAGCGGCAGGGCAATCCGCTCGGAAATCATCGAAACATCTGACTTCATCTCGTTTCGCCTGTCGGCCCTTCTAGGCAGTGCGTCACATAACAAGGGAATGGCGCTCTTCCCTCGGAAGATCGCCGGCCGATTTGCTATGATCGCGCGGCAGGACAATGAGAACCTCTATCTGATTTATTCAGACGACCTTTACAAGTGGGATGGCGGAACACCGATCTTAAAGCCGGCTGCTCCTTGGGAGTTCGTGCAAATCGGCAACTGTGGCTCGCCAATCGAATTGGATGAGGGCTGGTTGCTGCTTACACACGGCGTTGGTCCGGTTCGCAAATATTCGATTGGAGCAGCACTTCTCGACAAAAATGATCCGACGAAGGTATTGGGGCGTCTGCGAGAGCCCCTCCTTCGTCCTGCGCCTTCGGAACGCGAAGGTTACGTCCCGAATGTCGTCTACACGTGCGGAGCAATGCGGCACGGCAACAGGATCATCTTTCCATATGCAATCTCTGATAGTTACTCGAACATCGCAACTATCGATATTGGAAGTCTGTTGGCGGCAATGGAGCCTTGA
- a CDS encoding hypothetical protein (product_source=Hypo-rule applied) produces the protein MKGFWQGHVELVLAGVKYEARYEAVNEMIHLTVVDKLTVVAKPMPGATYEESALHALEQFATGKLVARG, from the coding sequence TTGAAGGGGTTCTGGCAGGGGCATGTGGAATTGGTTCTGGCTGGCGTGAAGTACGAAGCCCGCTACGAAGCCGTTAATGAAATGATCCATCTTACGGTCGTCGACAAACTTACGGTGGTCGCGAAACCGATGCCAGGAGCGACATATGAGGAAAGTGCACTCCATGCACTCGAGCAGTTTGCGACTGGAAAACTCGTAGCGAGAGGCTGA